The following proteins are co-located in the Trichormus variabilis 0441 genome:
- a CDS encoding L,D-transpeptidase, producing MKSLIYLDWKRGLKMFVASATLSLSMVSTGSGEALAISTPQKIENTIETLQKSDQRWIQINLANQRLTAWEGGKPVYAIVISSGKRSTPTRIGSFKIQSKHKSTRMRGRNYDVPNVPYAMFYSGNYGIHGAYWHKKFGTPVSNGCVNLAPNHAKWLFNWASLGTPVVIQK from the coding sequence ATGAAATCACTGATTTATCTCGACTGGAAACGTGGTTTAAAAATGTTCGTTGCTAGTGCAACATTATCCTTGAGTATGGTGAGTACCGGCTCTGGTGAAGCATTAGCAATTTCCACCCCACAAAAAATTGAAAATACTATCGAGACTTTACAAAAATCCGATCAACGTTGGATTCAAATTAATCTTGCCAATCAAAGATTAACCGCTTGGGAAGGTGGAAAACCTGTATATGCGATCGTCATTTCCTCTGGTAAAAGATCGACACCCACCCGCATAGGTTCTTTTAAGATTCAATCAAAGCATAAATCTACGCGGATGCGTGGTAGAAACTATGATGTTCCCAACGTTCCCTACGCCATGTTTTATAGCGGTAATTACGGAATTCACGGTGCATATTGGCATAAAAAATTTGGTACACCCGTAAGTAATGGCTGTGTAAACCTCGCCCCCAATCATGCTAAATGGCTATTCAATTGGGCATCTTTAGGAACACCAGTTGTCATTCAAAAGTAG
- a CDS encoding PEP-CTERM sorting domain-containing protein (PEP-CTERM proteins occur, often in large numbers, in the proteomes of bacteria that also encode an exosortase, a predicted intramembrane cysteine proteinase. The presence of a PEP-CTERM domain at a protein's C-terminus predicts cleavage within the sorting domain, followed by covalent anchoring to some some component of the (usually Gram-negative) cell surface. Many PEP-CTERM proteins exhibit an unusual sequence composition that includes large numbers of potential glycosylation sites. Expression of one such protein has been shown restore the ability of a bacterium to form floc, a type of biofilm.) — MDSIADISLGGVSATACDGPNAGNDTGAVGTLLSKLNDDSLFSSFVGTGVQWSLAGKSDDANPFAITADNGSSSGAFNFGSALSSNTFVVSLKAGNGYSAYLFKDYDFSQGLTGIFNTIGVALDGSGNAGKALSHASLFVSNIKINTPPPRTYVPEPASLLGLGLLATGMIKVRRRRSI; from the coding sequence ATGGACAGCATTGCTGATATTTCACTTGGAGGTGTTTCAGCTACAGCTTGTGACGGCCCAAATGCTGGTAACGACACAGGGGCTGTAGGTACTTTGCTCTCTAAATTAAATGATGATAGTCTCTTTAGCAGCTTTGTTGGTACTGGCGTGCAATGGAGTTTAGCGGGCAAATCTGATGACGCAAATCCCTTTGCGATTACGGCAGACAATGGCTCTAGCTCAGGTGCATTTAATTTTGGATCAGCATTATCAAGTAACACATTTGTAGTGAGTCTCAAAGCAGGTAATGGTTACAGCGCTTACCTATTCAAAGATTATGATTTCTCTCAAGGCTTAACGGGAATCTTCAATACCATTGGTGTTGCTTTGGATGGTAGTGGAAATGCAGGTAAAGCTTTATCTCATGCCTCATTATTCGTCTCTAATATAAAGATAAATACTCCCCCTCCCCGTACTTACGTACCTGAACCTGCTTCTTTGTTGGGTCTTGGTTTATTAGCAACTGGAATGATAAAAGTTCGCCGTCGTCGTTCAATCTAA
- a CDS encoding Mu transposase C-terminal domain-containing protein, producing the protein MLEKKVSQGEQNNLFEVTPIGMELTAPTQQDHKILIEQIEDAQMKREILLKMDAIEDIQTNSDNGKQERIRQWAQKLGKHPRTITRMLSKADIEGLAAIIKTKRADAGKRRGKKQWQPSVEYWVNFIEKTYRDGNKNSRRMNRNQVYNQVKGHAELELGLKESEYPSHVFVYQVLAPLVEKKKVRHPGQGSRIVIKTTAGELVVERSNQVWQIDHTRLDTLLVDENLELAGSLYITVVIDSYSGCAMGFYLGFEAAGSHEVALALRHAILAKQYPPDYQIQHEWMLAGLPEYIVTDRAKEFRSGHLRRIAMDLNIQLRLRAYPQQGGLIESLFDKANKEVLSMLPGYKGSNVQKRPLDAEKYACITYEEFEKILTRYFVDHYNQHLYPRVKNQTRIQRWWAGLIGKQPKLLEERELDICLMKTVPRCVQAYGCVQFECLIYSATWLQKFEGQQVTLRYNPSNIVTLLVYSVEKNNQASVFLGTVKARDLDEERLSLKEWKAIKQKVRSCGKTIDQSSILSERLALNEFAQEKIRTLKQRRASEQKRINRKSVQSKVIELFPEENETTVVLEKETDAPELSQQSAINLVSEPKQQCAKSSQSIAYDWNQIIEENW; encoded by the coding sequence ATGCTAGAAAAGAAAGTTAGCCAAGGTGAACAAAATAATCTGTTTGAGGTGACACCCATAGGCATGGAGTTGACGGCTCCCACTCAACAAGACCACAAAATCTTGATTGAGCAAATTGAGGATGCCCAGATGAAAAGAGAAATTCTCTTGAAAATGGATGCGATAGAGGATATCCAGACTAATTCTGATAATGGCAAACAGGAACGTATCAGACAGTGGGCGCAAAAATTAGGGAAGCATCCAAGAACCATTACCCGTATGTTGTCTAAGGCAGACATTGAAGGATTAGCAGCAATAATCAAAACCAAACGCGCGGATGCTGGTAAACGTAGAGGGAAAAAGCAGTGGCAGCCCAGCGTCGAGTATTGGGTGAATTTTATCGAAAAAACTTATAGAGATGGCAATAAAAATAGCCGTCGCATGAATCGCAACCAAGTTTACAACCAGGTGAAGGGACACGCCGAATTGGAATTAGGGTTGAAAGAGAGTGAATACCCAAGCCATGTGTTTGTTTATCAAGTGCTAGCTCCCTTAGTCGAAAAGAAAAAAGTCCGACATCCAGGGCAAGGTTCTCGGATTGTAATTAAGACAACGGCAGGAGAGTTAGTAGTTGAGCGTAGCAATCAAGTCTGGCAAATAGACCATACTCGTTTAGACACTTTATTAGTAGATGAGAATTTAGAACTAGCTGGCAGTCTCTACATTACTGTGGTCATCGATAGCTATTCCGGGTGTGCAATGGGGTTCTATCTGGGCTTTGAGGCAGCAGGGTCTCATGAAGTAGCACTAGCCCTGCGTCATGCGATTTTAGCCAAACAGTATCCGCCTGATTACCAAATACAACATGAGTGGATGCTTGCGGGACTGCCTGAATATATTGTCACAGACCGAGCCAAGGAATTTAGATCGGGGCATTTGCGACGAATTGCAATGGATTTGAATATTCAACTACGGTTACGTGCTTATCCACAGCAAGGAGGTCTGATTGAAAGCCTGTTTGATAAAGCAAATAAAGAAGTTTTGTCAATGCTACCTGGCTATAAAGGCTCCAATGTCCAAAAAAGACCATTAGATGCCGAAAAATATGCCTGTATAACCTACGAAGAATTTGAGAAAATATTAACTCGATATTTTGTTGACCACTACAATCAACATCTCTATCCTAGAGTCAAAAATCAGACACGAATTCAACGGTGGTGGGCAGGGTTAATTGGCAAACAACCTAAGCTATTAGAAGAACGCGAGTTAGATATATGCTTAATGAAGACAGTACCGCGCTGTGTGCAAGCGTATGGCTGTGTACAGTTTGAGTGTCTAATCTATAGTGCCACTTGGCTACAAAAGTTTGAGGGACAGCAAGTTACTCTCAGATACAATCCCAGCAATATTGTTACTCTCCTGGTTTATAGCGTGGAGAAGAACAATCAAGCGTCTGTTTTTCTAGGTACGGTAAAAGCCAGAGATTTAGATGAAGAACGTCTGTCCTTGAAGGAGTGGAAGGCAATAAAGCAAAAGGTTCGTTCTTGTGGTAAAACTATTGACCAGTCGTCAATTTTATCAGAGCGACTAGCTTTAAATGAGTTTGCTCAAGAGAAAATTAGGACTCTTAAACAACGACGAGCATCAGAACAAAAACGCATTAACCGCAAATCGGTTCAAAGCAAAGTCATTGAATTATTTCCTGAAGAAAACGAGACTACTGTTGTTTTAGAAAAGGAAACAGACGCTCCTGAGCTATCTCAACAATCAGCAATAAATTTGGTCAGTGAGCCTAAACAACAATGCGCTAAATCGAGTCAAAGCATTGCTTATGACTGGAACCAAATTATTGAAGAGAATTGGTAG
- a CDS encoding ATP-binding protein: MTQSSPNYQQFIEEQEPQTSPEALSKHSPEVESLIERLRKSDTYYLFIRDRQLFNWLDFQRESRANGYVVAVSCADLRKACQFYRLRYVRKRGTLHTIPMPVVYAQVQQPGTPTDLFLAILSELSNPFTGVCQLKLLRNRTWMTLSYYNVSVLIIGNAHYLTYQSFNELVEITRHLKISVVPVGSLYLHEILTRQSKKYTDVANTFLDWHEFSSFQKQETAEVISSWESQVLDGWKQPLNLTSDSGIVNILYERSGGQAETLYEMLRKIAIFSLEKPDLALNISSLKSILFTRSKPVNRIST; encoded by the coding sequence ATGACGCAATCATCACCAAATTATCAACAATTTATAGAAGAACAAGAGCCTCAAACTTCTCCCGAAGCGCTATCAAAACATTCACCAGAAGTAGAATCTTTGATTGAGCGTCTAAGAAAAAGCGATACCTATTACCTTTTCATTCGAGACCGACAACTTTTCAATTGGTTAGATTTCCAACGTGAGTCTAGAGCTAATGGTTATGTTGTTGCAGTTAGTTGTGCAGATTTAAGAAAAGCTTGTCAATTTTATCGCTTGAGATATGTACGCAAACGTGGAACCTTACACACAATTCCTATGCCTGTTGTTTATGCACAAGTTCAGCAACCGGGTACGCCAACAGATTTATTTCTAGCAATTTTGTCAGAACTGAGTAATCCTTTTACGGGCGTATGTCAATTAAAACTCTTAAGAAATCGTACTTGGATGACACTTAGTTACTACAACGTTAGTGTGCTAATCATTGGGAATGCACATTACCTCACCTATCAATCTTTTAACGAGCTTGTTGAAATTACTCGCCATTTAAAAATTTCCGTAGTTCCTGTTGGTTCGCTTTATCTACATGAAATTCTCACTCGTCAAAGTAAGAAATATACAGATGTAGCCAATACATTCTTAGATTGGCATGAATTTAGCTCATTTCAAAAACAAGAAACAGCAGAAGTCATATCAAGTTGGGAGTCTCAAGTTCTAGATGGCTGGAAGCAACCATTAAATCTTACAAGTGATAGTGGCATTGTAAACATTCTTTATGAAAGGTCAGGGGGACAGGCTGAAACTTTATATGAAATGCTACGAAAAATTGCAATTTTCTCCCTAGAAAAGCCTGACTTAGCTCTAAATATTTCATCTTTAAAGTCCATTCTGTTCACTCGTAGTAAACCTGTTAACAGAATATCCACTTAG
- a CDS encoding L,D-transpeptidase: protein MQSWILNIWTRRSGNLLTGAIVMMVALLSGLLPTTADPTSGIYRTAVVEQNSITQPRRIEIDLSDQRLFAWEGKKLVYSFRISTGKRSTPTPVGQFKINSKYRTNRMRGPGYDIPNVPYAMYFHQGYAIHGAYWHNRFGTPVSHGCVNLPVKLARKLYNWTTPGTLVIVRR from the coding sequence ATGCAAAGCTGGATTCTTAATATTTGGACACGTCGCTCAGGAAATTTGTTGACAGGTGCGATAGTTATGATGGTGGCTTTGCTTTCTGGGTTGCTACCCACGACAGCTGACCCCACTTCTGGGATATATAGAACCGCAGTAGTTGAGCAAAACAGCATTACTCAACCTCGGAGAATTGAAATTGATTTATCAGATCAACGCTTATTTGCCTGGGAAGGTAAAAAACTGGTGTATTCTTTCCGAATTTCCACAGGTAAGCGCTCCACTCCTACACCTGTAGGTCAATTTAAGATTAATTCCAAATATCGCACTAATCGGATGCGAGGGCCTGGCTATGACATTCCTAATGTTCCTTATGCTATGTATTTCCATCAAGGCTATGCTATTCACGGTGCTTACTGGCATAATCGTTTTGGGACTCCAGTCAGTCACGGTTGCGTAAATTTACCAGTCAAGTTGGCACGTAAGTTATACAATTGGACAACGCCAGGGACATTGGTAATAGTCCGACGATGA